One stretch of Schlesneria sp. DSM 10557 DNA includes these proteins:
- a CDS encoding LysR family transcriptional regulator, giving the protein MRWLRRIPPHRNARRAERGALLKSPQDAFCLAMVVSTFKNSLVTVLRVGGIFSPLRERLGLHARELTPKVVRKIAILSGETRSYKRAVIVLAEADVGVSIKTVERVVHEIGGELAERRDADPKTDNALALRGDLPPELAIIECDGGRIRCRHPGRGPGVHPVGEGWRETKVACLIRAHRQTFAEDPQPNPPECFCDPQHVAKLVETEALSVAAPVLQEALSADTTIHREDPLTTMALDWRPKRLVRTVLASMADSREFGKQMQREAKRRQFPAAAGKAFLGDGLSWNWSIWKERFSEFTPILDFIHALSYVFMSAKALHPDSPSNAWSQYLVWMRGCWQGDIGQVLDEMRVWQTKLGEPPEEIHDQDPRTLLAKSIHYLENNRSRMQYDQYRQQGLPVTTAWMESLVKEMNYRVKGTEMWWNDPQGAEAILQIRAAGLSEDDRLSRHLDQRTGNPFTRPPKTPKLAIHKNRS; this is encoded by the coding sequence ATGAGGTGGTTGCGTCGCATCCCCCCTCATCGAAATGCCCGGCGTGCGGAACGCGGTGCACTCTTGAAGTCGCCTCAAGACGCGTTTTGTCTGGCGATGGTCGTGTCGACCTTCAAGAACTCGTTGGTCACTGTCCTGCGTGTCGGCGGGATTTTTTCCCCCCTACGGGAACGTCTGGGACTTCACGCTCGCGAGTTGACGCCGAAAGTCGTCCGAAAAATCGCCATCCTGTCAGGTGAGACCCGTTCCTACAAACGGGCGGTGATCGTGTTGGCTGAAGCCGATGTGGGCGTCTCGATTAAGACGGTTGAACGAGTCGTTCATGAGATCGGCGGCGAACTGGCGGAACGTCGTGACGCCGATCCGAAAACCGATAACGCGTTGGCGCTGCGAGGTGATTTGCCCCCCGAGTTAGCGATCATTGAATGTGACGGCGGACGTATTCGGTGTCGTCATCCGGGGCGCGGTCCGGGTGTTCACCCTGTGGGGGAAGGTTGGCGTGAGACGAAGGTCGCCTGTCTGATTCGCGCTCATCGCCAGACGTTCGCAGAGGATCCCCAGCCCAATCCCCCCGAGTGCTTCTGTGATCCGCAGCACGTCGCGAAATTAGTGGAAACGGAGGCATTGTCAGTCGCTGCTCCCGTTCTGCAGGAGGCCCTGTCCGCTGACACAACGATCCATCGGGAAGATCCTCTGACAACCATGGCCCTGGATTGGCGACCGAAACGCCTGGTCCGCACCGTGCTGGCGAGCATGGCTGACTCCAGAGAGTTCGGCAAACAGATGCAACGGGAAGCAAAGCGACGGCAGTTCCCCGCCGCCGCTGGCAAAGCTTTTCTGGGGGATGGCCTGTCCTGGAATTGGTCGATCTGGAAAGAACGCTTCAGCGAGTTTACGCCGATCCTCGACTTCATTCACGCACTCAGTTACGTGTTTATGAGCGCCAAAGCGCTCCACCCTGATTCGCCATCCAATGCTTGGAGCCAATATCTGGTCTGGATGCGGGGTTGCTGGCAGGGTGACATCGGCCAAGTGCTGGACGAAATGCGTGTCTGGCAAACGAAATTAGGAGAACCTCCTGAAGAGATCCACGATCAGGACCCACGGACCCTCTTGGCGAAATCGATCCATTACCTCGAAAACAATCGCTCCCGAATGCAATACGATCAGTACCGTCAACAAGGTCTACCGGTCACGACGGCTTGGATGGAGTCACTCGTGAAGGAAATGAACTACAGGGTCAAAGGGACGGAAATGTGGTGGAACGACCCGCAAGGCGCCGAAGCGATTCTGCAAATCCGAGCCGCTGGCCTTTCCGAAGACGACCGTCTCTCTCGACACCTCGACCAGCGAACGGGCAACCCCTTTACCAGACCACCCAAAACTCCAAAACTCGCGATCCACAAAAACAGAAGCTGA
- a CDS encoding sugar phosphate isomerase/epimerase family protein, which translates to MRLGYNTNGTTGHRWDQAIELMAEMGYRSVALTVDHYCLNPFSPDLAGEISRMRTVLDRFEMASVIETGARFLLDPRQKHEPTLVSAAPEGRAVRVNFLKRCVEIAKELNSEAVSFWGGVVRDAAAPEETMQRLAAGCRQVLDFAEPLGVKLAFEPEPGMRIQTFDDYRELLTLVDGPGFGLTVDIGHVHCLEPLPISSYLTAWRDRIYTIHIEDMCRGVHDHLRFGEGTIDFVPVMQTLKEIEYSGSVNVELSRHSHMAPEVMRESYEFLRDFFEVR; encoded by the coding sequence ATGCGTCTTGGATATAACACGAACGGCACGACCGGACATCGCTGGGACCAGGCCATCGAACTAATGGCCGAAATGGGTTACCGGTCCGTCGCTCTGACGGTTGACCATTACTGTCTCAATCCGTTCTCACCGGATCTTGCCGGGGAAATCTCACGGATGCGCACGGTCCTGGACCGATTCGAGATGGCGTCTGTCATCGAAACAGGAGCGCGGTTCCTGCTGGATCCCCGCCAGAAACATGAACCGACACTGGTGTCGGCGGCCCCCGAGGGACGCGCCGTTCGTGTCAACTTTCTCAAGCGGTGTGTCGAGATTGCCAAAGAACTGAATTCCGAAGCAGTCTCGTTCTGGGGTGGTGTTGTGCGCGATGCTGCGGCGCCGGAAGAGACGATGCAGCGGCTGGCGGCGGGATGCCGTCAGGTGCTGGACTTCGCGGAACCGCTTGGGGTGAAGCTGGCGTTTGAACCCGAACCCGGAATGCGAATCCAGACGTTTGATGACTACCGCGAGCTACTGACGCTTGTCGATGGACCGGGATTCGGCTTAACGGTCGATATTGGTCACGTGCACTGTCTGGAACCTTTGCCGATCTCGAGTTATCTCACAGCCTGGCGAGACCGCATCTATACGATTCACATCGAGGACATGTGCCGGGGAGTGCACGATCACCTTCGCTTTGGCGAAGGGACCATCGACTTCGTTCCCGTGATGCAGACACTGAAGGAGATCGAGTACTCCGGCAGTGTGAACGTCGAACTGAGTCGTCACAGTCACATGGCCCCCGAGGTGATGCGGGAATCGTACGAATTTTTGCGGGACTTTTTCGAGGTCCGCTGA
- a CDS encoding redoxin family protein: protein MLADFPLNETLRITIAHPTFAPIVIEELKITNGVVASAVLRPGVVLTFQRKADELEERIENAVLDLRHSNFESPSTMLQYEVDFDSSGKGSVTIEPGDYEFLRLQHDDFYLTPTLHARHGKLNPNHPLHFEAGKNVELRFEVHRRLVAKGRVIDAESGEPVAEQSLIGKILTGVSSDEQDQTEFNFTGWGDTNAQGEFTVPVAAGRMRVEFNGANYLSDTEFIDFDVAADGSTVIPDIKVRSLPKLQGVVRDQDGMPAARVVVRIRGQIPGSKNIADPVLTDDQGRFEIQPTYVLRNDQTNQRQLDYSVVAFDPFRPFSGRVDVKLDESKPIELSLEPHDFDWPLTEFEGELSEWERGNITVEKAAENDAHSLRGQPIPELDFVEWINSEPLDRAKFRGHYVLLDFWFIGCGPCHAEFPVVKMLHELYHDRGLIVIGVHNNNDPPEKVRQHVQKIGLPYPIAVDHPDGRTVRAFQSHRLVEGFPSYVLIDPEGNVLLDDRTIPHPSLRGYKLEILRKLLFRQSPE, encoded by the coding sequence GTGCTGGCCGACTTTCCCCTGAACGAAACCCTGCGAATCACAATTGCGCATCCCACCTTTGCCCCCATCGTGATCGAAGAACTGAAAATCACGAACGGAGTTGTGGCCAGCGCCGTCTTGAGGCCCGGAGTGGTATTGACGTTCCAGCGCAAAGCGGACGAACTGGAGGAACGGATCGAGAACGCCGTGCTTGACCTCCGACACTCAAACTTTGAATCGCCCTCGACGATGCTGCAGTATGAAGTTGATTTCGATTCATCGGGGAAGGGCTCCGTGACGATCGAACCGGGTGACTACGAGTTTCTTCGGTTGCAGCACGATGATTTTTATCTGACACCGACGTTGCACGCGCGACACGGCAAGCTGAATCCAAACCACCCGCTCCACTTCGAAGCAGGCAAGAATGTCGAACTGCGTTTTGAAGTTCACCGTCGCCTTGTCGCAAAAGGTCGTGTGATCGACGCTGAATCGGGCGAACCCGTTGCTGAGCAATCGCTAATCGGCAAAATTCTGACAGGCGTTTCCTCGGACGAACAAGATCAAACCGAGTTCAATTTCACCGGCTGGGGAGACACGAACGCTCAAGGAGAATTTACTGTCCCCGTCGCGGCAGGACGAATGCGAGTTGAGTTCAATGGAGCCAACTATCTGTCGGATACGGAGTTTATTGACTTCGACGTTGCTGCCGATGGCTCCACGGTCATTCCCGATATCAAAGTTCGTTCGCTACCGAAACTGCAGGGGGTCGTCCGTGACCAGGATGGCATGCCTGCTGCGCGGGTCGTTGTCCGTATCCGGGGTCAGATTCCCGGCAGCAAAAACATCGCAGATCCGGTTCTTACGGATGACCAGGGCCGATTCGAGATTCAGCCCACGTACGTCCTGAGGAATGATCAGACCAACCAGCGTCAGCTCGATTATTCGGTCGTGGCCTTTGACCCATTCCGCCCGTTTTCGGGACGAGTCGATGTGAAGCTGGATGAGTCGAAACCCATCGAGCTGTCGCTTGAGCCTCATGACTTTGATTGGCCGCTGACAGAGTTTGAGGGCGAGCTTTCCGAATGGGAACGAGGGAACATTACTGTAGAAAAAGCCGCCGAAAACGACGCCCACTCACTCCGCGGTCAACCGATTCCTGAACTCGACTTTGTCGAATGGATTAATAGCGAACCACTCGATCGGGCAAAATTTCGAGGCCACTACGTTCTGCTTGATTTTTGGTTTATCGGCTGCGGCCCGTGCCATGCCGAATTTCCTGTGGTGAAGATGCTGCATGAGCTCTACCACGACAGAGGACTGATCGTCATTGGTGTCCACAATAACAATGATCCACCAGAAAAAGTTCGGCAACATGTCCAGAAGATCGGGCTGCCGTATCCGATTGCCGTTGATCATCCCGATGGGAGAACGGTCCGGGCGTTTCAATCACATCGACTCGTGGAAGGTTTCCCCAGTTATGTTTTGATTGATCCCGAAGGAAATGTTTTGCTGGATGACCGCACCATCCCCCATCCAAGTCTTCGCGGATACAAACTGGAGATTCTTCGGAAACTCCTCTTCAGACAGTCACCTGAGTAA